The Lactuca sativa cultivar Salinas chromosome 2, Lsat_Salinas_v11, whole genome shotgun sequence genome includes a window with the following:
- the LOC111917499 gene encoding uncharacterized protein LOC111917499, producing MCSSKSKIVQTNHDATPAANMVSDINGRPVLQPATSNRVLTRSSLKKSPPLPKSSSVVQVSQQPLRTTIPTAKTSSTERILSSPPTKCATQKPIIPVKNSKKTVGSSGGKNCTNPNSLVVEYSSAAIVDSPGSIAAARRKQVAAMQVQRKMKIAHYGRSKTNNYDGCSKLTSFSDTTTFNVREEKRCSFITPNSDPIFVAYHDEEWGVPVHDDKLLFELLVLTSAQVGSDWTSVLRKRQQFRKAFSGFEAEIISKFTEKTITSTSSHYGIEVGFIRAVVQNSNCILEVKKAFGSFNKYIWGFVNHKPIATQYKVNHKMPVKTSKSEAISRDMVRRGFRQVGPTIIHSFMQAAGLTNDHITSCPRHLQCVDALVSHLPNPTSIINL from the exons ATGTGTTCTTCAAAATCAAAAATCGTTCAAACAAATCATGATGCTACTCCGGCAGCCAACATGGTTTCAGACATCAATGGTCGGCCAGTGCTTCAACCAGCCACCTCTAACCGAGTTCTAACAAGAAGTTCTCTTAAAAAAAGTCCCCCCCTCCCTAAATCGTCTTCAGTAGTTCAAGTTTCCCAACAACCACTTCGCACTACTATTCCAACTGCAAAAACCAGCAGCACTGAAAGGATTCTTTCGTCTCCACCCACCAAATGCGCCACCCAAAAACCTATAATTCCAGTAAAGAATTCAAAGAAAACGGTTGGTTCTAGTGGTGGCAAGAATTGTACTAATCCTAATTCGTTGGTGGTGGAGTACTCATCAGCGGCGATTGTGGATTCTCCGGGGAGTATAGCGGCTGCAAGGAGGAAACAGGTGGCAGCGATGCAGGTTCAGAGGAAAATGAAGATTGCTCACTATGGTAGATCAAAGACAAACAATTATGATGGCTGCAGTAAGCTCACATCATTTTCTGATACGACTACTTTCAATGTTAGGGAAGAGAAAAGATGTAGCTTCATCACTCCTAATTCAG ACCCGATATTCGTTGCATACCATGATGAAGAATGGGGAGTTCCCGTTCATGATGATAA GTTGCTCTTTGAATTATTGGTGCTTACAAGTGCTCAAGTTGGATCGGATTGGACTTCGGTGTTAAGGAAAAGACAACAGTTTAG GAAGGCATTCTCTGGTTTTGAAGCAGAAATTATATCCAAGTTTACCGAAAAAACAATAACATCAACGAGTAGTCACTATGGGATTGAAGTTGGCTTTATAAGAGCAGTTGTCCAAAACTCTAACTGTATTCTTGAG GTTAAGAAAGCATTCGGGTCATTCAACAAGTATATATGGGGATTTGTGAATCACAAGCCTATTGCAACTCAGTACAAGGTGAATCACAAGATGCCAGTAAAGACATCTAAATCGGAAGCGATAAGCCGAGATATGGTGAGAAGGGGATTCCGGCAGGTGGGTCCCACTATTATCCATTCCTTTATGCAAGCAGCGGGCCTCACCAACGATCACATCACCAGTTGCCCACGCCATCTCCAATGTGTCGACGCCTTGGTGTCCCACCTTCCAAACCCTACATCCATCATTAATCTCTAA
- the LOC111917477 gene encoding uncharacterized protein LOC111917477: MASMQIEVASSSSPFNYSRRDHNHSTNITGYMTQCIRKNKAHDEDKDSSWLPSKNSNTDDSWLPAHVTSKSYASHHPKGHTDVDDSWLPTNNDTKGKGRTNTSAEKDIDYSWLPSTFIDKKEKKQKNDNVKEKNKKKTDSKIKNNEKNNISKINKNSNVNTNNTNTDSETQKKSKNNHWALAREVVFSSDQHVQNDDQQHDSSKSKYTVESPSSVGVSTLLRRWSALAEEKNSNENDNLSPACNRSNVGSTCKESKSSTQSPPSTMKDSDWESDNTSRSRRLSCPLPSRDIKDSHASAATKEKIRVGDIIKKLSKEEEMAASQAGGNGNESLPRIRTSLDNQQIEELKGFKDVKVSRIRGRQAFDNFLMLTENNKDRELKWLLERKTVSKFSQRGRLKAMLRFKSLRLDAEPKPKLEAKRHRRSVSKTLDSNNRVAIMDLRERFDSGSEKGETKSRKHRKSVLMNIQNEEQYSTPTAGKEVYVTPKTKAKTTSFNISNKKQEPCPKPEPMTPNLSTPHTTNSCKYMVQKADANSSSNSMRKTRYKDDNKYDFQEDEGQFMSAKTSYTSIEDRGNSDSEETIYTAKKTENFEDWMTSEYSQTRSELDENESYDMQLFETNYDWISDISRPKSEWEDMRKARYQEMLERSSGKADIQRLLERKTVSNFLSSSLRDLIDHVMMNRIQQSHVQVGKKVMVTAKGMSRKEEVEQEYGSVVDEDGDYRSRTRQFSEYSEYVDRTPYSERLWRPNDGAYSSETTTTTTTTSPSLERSLSSNRSQNNSTPQSSPAVIHPSVEMELIYDLRGHMEQLHQEIMELRRSIKGCVNMQVKMQLSFKQNVAVAAATHSVQKKERKPPGIGKTCSICGDMQVDSLLYRCGHMCTCFGCAVELQRISGECPVCEAPIVDVVMAFVHEN; this comes from the exons ATGGCATCTATGCAGATTGAAGTAGCTTCATCTTCTTCGCCATTTAATTATTCTCGAAGGGATCACAATCATTCCACCAACATTACGGGGTATATGACCCAGTGTATTCGCAAGAACAAAGCTCATGATGAGGACAAGGATTCATCATGGCTTCCTTCCAAAAATTCCAATACCGATGATTCCTGGCTTCCCGCTCATGTAACCTCAAAATCATACGCTTCTCATCACCCGAAAGGACACACCGACGTTGATGATTCTTGGCTTCCTACCAACAATGACACCAAAGGAAAAGGTCGGACAAACACCTCAGCAGAGAAAGATATCGACTATTCATGGTTGCCCTCCACCTTCATCgacaagaaagaaaaaaaacagaaaaatgaCAACGTTAAAgagaagaacaagaagaagaccgatagcAAGATCAAGAACAATGAAAAGAATAATATTAGCAAAATCAACAAGAATTCCAATGTAAATACCAATAATACCAATACCGATTCGGAAACACAAAAGAAATCAAAGAACAACCATTGGGCATTGGCTCGTGAAGTAGTTTTCTCGTCTGATCAACATGTACAAAACGATGATCAGCAACATGATTCTTCTAAGTCGAAATATACAGTGGAATCTCCATCTTCAGTTGGCGTTTCTACCCTCCTTCGGAGATGGAGTGCTTTAGCTGAAGAAAAAAACTCAAACGAAAACGACAACCTATCTCCTGCTTGCAATCGTAGCAATGTGGGATCAACATGCAAAGAGAGTAAAAGTTCTACCCAAAGCCCTCCAAGCACCATGAAAGACTCTGATTGGGAATCTGATAACACAAGTCGTTCCAGACGGCTTTCATGTCCACTTCCCAGTCGGGACATCAAGGACTCGCATGCGAGCGCTGCAACAAAGGAGAAGATTCGAGTGGGGGATATCATCAAGAAGTTGTCAAAAGAAGAAGAAATGGCTGCTTCTCAAGCTGGTGGAAATGGAAATGAATCTTTGCCTCGGATTCGAACCTCTTTAGATAATCAACAGATTGAAGAACTCAAAGGATTTAAGGATGTTAAAGTTTCACGCATCAGAGGGCGACAAGCTTTCGACAATTTCCTCATGCTGACAGAGAATAATAAAGATCGTGAGCTCAAATGGCTGTTGGAACGTAAAACTGTTTCTAAGTTTTCACAACGAGGCCGACTCAAA GCTATGCTTCGCTTTAAAAGTCTACGTCTTGATGccgaaccaaaaccaaaactagaAGCTAAAAGACATAGACGAAGCGTTTCAAAAACATTGGATTCGAATAATCGTGTAGCTATCATGGATTTAAG GGAAAGGTTTGACTCCGGATCTGAGAAAGGAGAAACGAAGTCTAGAAAACACAGAAAAAGTGTGTTGATGAACATCCAAAACGAGGAACAATATAGCACCCCAACCGCAGGAAAGGAGGTTTATGTTACACCAAAGacaaaggccaaaactacaagctttAACATCAGCAACAAGAAACAAGAGCCATGTCCTAAACCAGAGCCAATGACTCCGAATCTATCAACACCACACACAACAAATTCTTGTAAATATATGGTGCAAAAAGCCGATGCGAATAGTTCATCAAACTCCATGCGGAAAACACGTTATAAAGATGAtaataaatatgatttccaagaagaCGAAGGTCAATTTATGTCGGCTAAAACTTCATATACTTCTATCGAAGATAGAGGGAATAGTGATTCAGAAGAGACGATCTACACTGCTAAGAAGACTGAAAACTTTGAAGATTGGATGACAAGCGAATATTCTCAAACACGTAGCGAATTGGATGAAAATGAATCTTATGATATGCAACTCTTTGAAACCAATTATGATTGGATCAGCGATATTTCTCGCCCAAAGAGTGAGTGGGAAGATATGAGAAAAGCAAGGTATCAGGAGATGCTTGAGCGTTCCTCAGGCAAGGCAGACATACAGCGTCTTCTTGAAAG GAAAACTGTCTCAAATTTCCTTTCCAGTAGTCTACGTGACTTAATAGACCATGTAATGATGAATCGCATCCAGCAATCGCATGTCCAGGTAGGAAAAAAAGTTATGGTAACAGCTAAAGGTATGTCGAGGAAGGAAGAAGTCGAACAAGAATATGGTTCAGTGGTAGATGAAGACGGAGACTATAGAAGCAGAACTAGACAATttagtgaatacagtgaatatgTAGATCGAACACCATATTCAGAACGATTATGGAGACCTAATGATGGCGCTTATAGCTCTGAGAccacaacaacaacgacaacgacaTCTCCATCTTTAGAACGTTCTCTTTCTTCAAATCGTTCACAAAATAATAGTACTCCGCAATCCTCTCCCGCAGTCATCCACCCTTCTGTT GAGATGGAACTCATATATGATTTGAGAGGACACATGGAGCAACTCCATCAAGAGATTATGGAGCTACGCAGATCAATAAAAGGCTGTGTTAACATGCAAGTGAAAATGCAACTTTCTTTCAAGCAAAATGTTGCTGTAGCTGCTGCAACTCATTCGG TTCAAAAGAAGGAACGGAAGCCACCTGGTATTGGAAAAACCTGCTCTATATGTGGTGATATGCAAGTCGATTCGCTTCTATATAG ATGTGGACACATGTGCACTTGTTTCGGTTGTGCGGTGGAGTTGCAACGCATTAGTGGGGAGTGCCCGGTTTGCGAAGCTCCAATTGTGGATGTTGTGATGGCATTTGTTCATGAGAACTGA